GTCGACTATCAATCACGCGAGCGGCGCTTTGGCATGACGAGTTCGCAGGTGAGCGGGAACGGCGAACATCGGACGGATTCCGAGTGAAGCGCATTTCGATCCTGGGGAGCACAGGCAGCGTCGGCACCCAGACGCTTGCGGTGGTGGCGCAGAACCCGGAGAAGTTTTGCGTCGAGGCTCTTGCAGCGGGCAAGAACGTCGAATTGCTCGCGGACCAGATCAAGCAATTTGCTCCCAAGCTGGTTTCGGTGGCCGATCCCCAGTCCGCCGCGGAACTGGCGAAGCGCGTGGGGGAGGGAGTAGAGATCATGGTTGGCGATGCGGGCCTCGAGGCCGTCGCCAGCGTGGCGCCCTGCGACCTGGTGGTGGCCGCATTGGTCGGCGCCGTTGGGTTGCGCCCGACCCTGGCCGCGATTCGAGCGGGTCGCGATGTGGCATTGGCCAACAAAGAAGTCATGGTGATGGCCGGTGCGCTCATGTTGCGCGAGGTCAAAGCCCATGGCGTGACGCTCTTGCCCGTCGACAGCGAGCACAGCGCCATTTTCCAGGCCCTGTCGGGTCAGCGCAGCGAGGACGTCTCGCGCATTATTCTCACCTGCTCGGGGGGGCCCTTTCGGGGTTGGGATGCCGAGCGCATTTCACGAGCGACAATCGAACAAGCGCTCAACCACCCGAAGTGGGACATGGGACGCAAGATCAGCATCGACTCCGCCAGTCTGATGAACAAGGGGCTGGAGGTGATCGAAGCGCGCTGGTTGTTCGACGTTCCGCCGGAGTGCATCGACGTTGTGGTTCATCCTCAGTCGATCGTGCACTCCCTGGTCGAATTTCGCGATACCTCGGTGATTGCCCAACTCGGGCTACCCGACATGCGCGTCCCGATCGCGGTGGCGCTCGCCCATCCCGAACGATTGGCGCTGGAGATCCCACGCCTCGACCTCACGCAGGTCGCGCGATTCGACTTCGAGCCGCCCAACCGCGAGAATTTCCCCTGTCTCGATCTCGCCTATCGAGCGCTCGCAGGCAGCGAAGCAGCGCCCGCAGTGCTGAACGCCGCAAACGAAGCGAGCGTGGCCGCGTTCCTCGACGGAAGCATCGCCTTTGGTGAAATTGCTGCCATCAACGAACGCGTTCTCGACGAGCATCTGCACGAGCGAGCCGGAACACGCGTCGGTGACATCGACGAAATTGTCGCGGCCGACGCATGGGCCCGGGAGCGGGCACAAATCGCAATCGAACAATTCGCCCCCGACCAGCACGCCGAGGGGGCCGCATGACAATTCTCAACTATCTCTTCGCTTTGATCCCGATGCTCGGGCTGCTGATTTTCGTCCACGAATTTGGCCACTTCATTGTCGCAAAGGCGTGCGGTGTGCGGGTGCTCAAGTTTTCGCTCGGCTTCGGCTCTCCCATTGGCTTTGGTGACATGCGTCTGCGTTGGGTGCGCGGTGGGACCGAATACGTGATTGCCTGGTTCCCACTGGGCGGTTTCGTGAAGATGCTAGGCGAACAAATGCAAGGGGTGCAGGGCGAGGAAGGCGACGGTTCGGTCCCCGACGCCAGGCCCGACGAGTACCTCAGCGCAAAGCCGACCTGGCAGAAGCTCGCGATTACCTTTGCGGGCCCGGTCATGAATCTGCTGCTCCCGATTGTTGCTTTCGTCGGAATCCTGGCCGTCGGCATGCCACAACTCTCGCCGGTGGTGGGTATGGTCGAAGCCCATTCTCCGGCGGTAGCCGCGGGCTTGCGCGCCAATGATCGCGTCATCTCGATCGACGGCGAAGCGGTGACCAATTGGGACGGGGTCGCCAAGGCGATCCGCAAACACGACGACAGTCCCATTCACATCCGAGTGTTGCGCAAAGGGGACGAACTCTCCTTCGAGATTCCTGTGCAGATACGTTCAGGCATGGACGAGTTTGGCGGCGTGATCGAAATCGGCTGGATCGGTGCCGGACATCGGCGCTTGCCCACCATGATCGGTGTACCCCTGGCCGATTCTCCAGCCGCCCGGGCGGGATTGCTTTCGGGGGATCGCGTAAATCTCGTGGGTGGCGCTCCGGTCGAAGACTGGGAGACGCTCGCCGAGGTCTACGCCGCCGCAAACCACGGGGCGTCGCTGGCGGTAAGCGTCGAGCGCGGAATTGGCGACGCGGTCGAAACAGTGGAACTCGTGGTTCCGGCCGTAGCAACCATAAGCGAACTCGGGGTGATTCCCGCGGCCGTGCTGGTGCGGGACGTGAGCGACGACATGCCCGCCAAACTGGCGGGGTTGGCCAGTGGTGACCTGATTCTCGCGGTGGATGGCAATCCCATCGGGAGTTTCGCCAGCTTCGCCGAAGTCGTGCGCACCAGCGGAGGCCGGACACTCAATATCACCTATGCCCGCAACGGCGAGACGCGACAGGTTGAGATCGCGCCCGTCGAGAGCAAGATCCCCGGTCCGTTCGACATCACGGGAATGGAGCAGGTGGTCTATCTCATCGGGATCACCCACGGCTTTCCCACGCTGCCCGGGGTGCAACACATTGAAAAGATCCTCAATCCCCTGGCGTCAATTCCCAGGGCGACTCGGATGACGATCGAACGCTCGGCCTTGTTCCTGCGCAGCATGGGAAAGTTGATCAGTGGCGAAGTGGGACTCGAAAACGTCTCCGGTCCGATCGGGATCGCCGAGGTCGCGCGCAAATCCCTCGACATGGGCTGGATCGTCTATATCAACACCATGGTCTTCATCAGTATCAATCTCGGCTTTTTGAACCTGCTCCCGATTCCGATTCTCGATGGGGGCCAGGCGCTGATCTTCATGGTCGAAGGCATCAAGCGTTCCCCCCTTTCGTTGCGCAGTCGCGAAATCGCCCAGCAGATCGGTCTGACCTTCTTGCTCATGCTGATGGGCCTGGCCTTCTGGAACGATCTCTCCAGGCATTGGGGCAACTTCGTCGAATGGTTGCGCGGCACCGGACTGTGAACTCAGCCGGGGCGGCCAGTGTGAAGGGTGGGGGCGAACTTTGCCTCGCACTCTGTTCGGCGACCCGGATCGCGAGCGTGGCGCTGCTTGCGGGGGACAAGCTCGTGGTAGAGCGCGCCGCCGAGACCGACCGCCAGCAGGCCGAAAGTTTGCTGCCTCTGATCGACCGAGTCCTGCAGGAAAGCGAAATCCGGATCGACGATCTCGCCGCCATCGCGCTGTCGATCGGTCCGGGTTCTTTTACCAACTTGCGAATTGGCGTGGCCACGGTGAAGGGTCTCGTGTTGGGTACCCGGGTGAAGGTGATACCGATCTCTACCCTGCAGGCCCTCGCAGAAGCCAGTTCGGACACCGCGGCGGTGGTCGTGGGGGCGCTGAATGCCCAGCGCGGAGAGGTCTATGCGGCGGGCTTCGCGGGTTCGGATCAGGGCTTTGCTCCCCGGGAAGATGTATTGCCCGAACTCGTTTACAGCGCCGACGAGTTGGCCGAGCGATTGCCTTCGGGTTGCCGGATTGTCGGCGACGGGGCGTTGATCGTGGCTGAGAGGCTGCGGGAACTGCGGAGTGATGAGATCCGCTGCAACCTGGACGAAGTCCTGGAACCGAGTGCTTCGAGCATTGGCCGTCTCGCCCTGTCTCATCTGGCCGCGGGCAAGGACGTTGCGGCTTCGGCTCTCGCGCCGCGATATGTGCGCCGGGCCGAGGCAGAGGTCAGCCGGACCGCAGAGCGCTTCGAGCCGCCCAGCGGCGTCTGATTGGCCGGCGAAATCGCCGGGTCGGCGCTTTCTGCGGGCTCGGAAGCCTCCTTTGACATCGCAGGAAACCTCTCGTAGTCTCGCGGAGTTAGCCCATCGGGACCAAGCTAGAGGGCTACCCTGTAGCGCCGCGCTTTCGGAGACCAAAGTCTCTCGGCAAGGCTTCCGGCAAAATGCTGTATTCCGGTCCGTCGTGCGCGGGAGTACGCAGCGCGGGGACACCCGTGACGAAACGCAATTACGACGTGGCGAGCCCGATCGTCGCAGTCGCAATTGAAGAAAAAGGGAATGAACCGACCGATGGCACTCAACATCTATTACGACAAAGACGCAGATCTTGGCCGCCTGGAAGGCAAGACCGTGGCGATCATGGGCTATGGCAGCCAGGGGCACGCCCACGCCCAGAACCTCGCCGCTTCGGGAGTGAACGTGGTGGTCGGCCTGCGCAAGGATTCATCGAGTTGGTCGAAGGTCGAGGCCGCCGGGTTGTCCGTCACAACGGTCAGCGAAGCCGCGAGCCGCGCTGACATCATCATGCTGACACTCCCCGATGAACTCGCGGCGGATGTGTACGCCAACGAAATCGCGAGCAACCTCGAGCCCGGCAACTATCTCTGCGTGGCCCACGGATTCAATATTCATTTTGAAGCGATTACGCCGCCCGAAGACATCGGCGTGTTCATGGTGGCACCCAAGGGCCCCGGGCACACGGTTCGCGATCACTACGAAAACGGCAAAGGTGTGCCCTGCCTGGTCGCCGTGCATCAAGATCCCACCGGTGACACCCTGCAGATTGCACTCGCCTATGCGAGCGCGATCGGCGGTGGCCGCGCGGGCATCATTGAAACCACCTTCCGAGAAGAGACCGAAACCGATCTGTTCGGCGAGCAGGCTGTTCTGTGCGGTGGGCTGACGGCGCTGATGAAGGCGGGCTTCGAGACTCTGGTCGAAGCGGGCTATGCGCCCGAGATGGCCTACTTCGAGTGCATTCACGAGGTCAAGTTGATCGTCGACCTGATCTATCAGGACGGCATCGCCAACATGCGCTACTCGGTTTCGAATACCGCCGAGTACGGCGACTTTGTGAGTGGACCTCGGGTGATCGACGCCGATACCAAGGCGCGCATGAAAGATATCCTCACCGAGATTCAGAACGGCGAGTTTGCCAAGCGCTTCATCCTCGAGAACAAGTCCGGGGGCATTGCGTTCAAGGCCATGCGTCGTCAAGCCGCCGAACATCCGATGGAAGAAGTCGGCGCGCGTCTGCGCGGCCTGATGCCCTGGCTCAAGGAAGGGCAGTTGGTCGATCGCGCGAAGAACTAGCCGACCCAACGGTTGAAGGGGGTCTTTGAGTGGGTACCGACGCCACGGAAGTGAAGACCGCACGCAAGGGGAGGCGTCGGCGGCGCGGTTCGCGCAGGCGAGCATCGTCCAAGGGCTTTGCTCCGCTGATTCCCCACATCCTGACGACGGGCAACCTCGCGGCCGGGTTCTACGCCATTGTCAAGGCCAGCACCGGGGACCCCGTACAAGCCTCCTGGGCGATTCTCCTGGCCGGGATCTTCGACGTCCTCGACGGTCGCGCGGCCCGGATGACCAATTCCGTCACCAAGTTTGGCATGGAATACGACTCGATTGCCGACACCGTCTCCTTTGGCGTGGCGCCGGCGATGATCGCGTTTCACGCGGGTCACTTCATGGAGTTGGGGTGGACGGGCTGGGTGATGGCGTTTGTCTTCACGGCGTGCGCGTCCCTGCGGCTGGCGCGTTTCAACGTAACCTCTGGAAAATACCGCGGACGTTTCGACGGATTGCCGAGTCCTGCGGCTGCAGGCATGGTGGTTTCGACGGTTTGGTTTGTCGGGTTTCTGCGTGAGAGCGGGATCCATGTGAACATGCCCGCGATGCTTCCCGCGTTCGGTTTGGCATTGATCGGCCTGTTGATGGTTTCGCCGATTCCCTATCTCAGCAACAAGGACTTGCCTTCCTTTAGCGGCTACCGGGCCATTACGATTGCGGTCGTGGTCTTCATCGCCTTGATCGCAAAACCCGAGGTCAGCTTTTTCATCGTGGGCATCGTGTACGTGACTTCGGGTCCCTTTGAACTCTACTACCG
This Myxococcales bacterium DNA region includes the following protein-coding sequences:
- the ilvC gene encoding ketol-acid reductoisomerase yields the protein MALNIYYDKDADLGRLEGKTVAIMGYGSQGHAHAQNLAASGVNVVVGLRKDSSSWSKVEAAGLSVTTVSEAASRADIIMLTLPDELAADVYANEIASNLEPGNYLCVAHGFNIHFEAITPPEDIGVFMVAPKGPGHTVRDHYENGKGVPCLVAVHQDPTGDTLQIALAYASAIGGGRAGIIETTFREETETDLFGEQAVLCGGLTALMKAGFETLVEAGYAPEMAYFECIHEVKLIVDLIYQDGIANMRYSVSNTAEYGDFVSGPRVIDADTKARMKDILTEIQNGEFAKRFILENKSGGIAFKAMRRQAAEHPMEEVGARLRGLMPWLKEGQLVDRAKN
- the rseP gene encoding RIP metalloprotease RseP; amino-acid sequence: MTILNYLFALIPMLGLLIFVHEFGHFIVAKACGVRVLKFSLGFGSPIGFGDMRLRWVRGGTEYVIAWFPLGGFVKMLGEQMQGVQGEEGDGSVPDARPDEYLSAKPTWQKLAITFAGPVMNLLLPIVAFVGILAVGMPQLSPVVGMVEAHSPAVAAGLRANDRVISIDGEAVTNWDGVAKAIRKHDDSPIHIRVLRKGDELSFEIPVQIRSGMDEFGGVIEIGWIGAGHRRLPTMIGVPLADSPAARAGLLSGDRVNLVGGAPVEDWETLAEVYAAANHGASLAVSVERGIGDAVETVELVVPAVATISELGVIPAAVLVRDVSDDMPAKLAGLASGDLILAVDGNPIGSFASFAEVVRTSGGRTLNITYARNGETRQVEIAPVESKIPGPFDITGMEQVVYLIGITHGFPTLPGVQHIEKILNPLASIPRATRMTIERSALFLRSMGKLISGEVGLENVSGPIGIAEVARKSLDMGWIVYINTMVFISINLGFLNLLPIPILDGGQALIFMVEGIKRSPLSLRSREIAQQIGLTFLLMLMGLAFWNDLSRHWGNFVEWLRGTGL
- a CDS encoding 1-deoxy-D-xylulose-5-phosphate reductoisomerase, whose translation is MKRISILGSTGSVGTQTLAVVAQNPEKFCVEALAAGKNVELLADQIKQFAPKLVSVADPQSAAELAKRVGEGVEIMVGDAGLEAVASVAPCDLVVAALVGAVGLRPTLAAIRAGRDVALANKEVMVMAGALMLREVKAHGVTLLPVDSEHSAIFQALSGQRSEDVSRIILTCSGGPFRGWDAERISRATIEQALNHPKWDMGRKISIDSASLMNKGLEVIEARWLFDVPPECIDVVVHPQSIVHSLVEFRDTSVIAQLGLPDMRVPIAVALAHPERLALEIPRLDLTQVARFDFEPPNRENFPCLDLAYRALAGSEAAPAVLNAANEASVAAFLDGSIAFGEIAAINERVLDEHLHERAGTRVGDIDEIVAADAWARERAQIAIEQFAPDQHAEGAA
- the pssA gene encoding CDP-diacylglycerol--serine O-phosphatidyltransferase, which gives rise to MGTDATEVKTARKGRRRRRGSRRRASSKGFAPLIPHILTTGNLAAGFYAIVKASTGDPVQASWAILLAGIFDVLDGRAARMTNSVTKFGMEYDSIADTVSFGVAPAMIAFHAGHFMELGWTGWVMAFVFTACASLRLARFNVTSGKYRGRFDGLPSPAAAGMVVSTVWFVGFLRESGIHVNMPAMLPAFGLALIGLLMVSPIPYLSNKDLPSFSGYRAITIAVVVFIALIAKPEVSFFIVGIVYVTSGPFELYYRYRTGKILERVNPDEEANVAGADTTSPGGPS
- the tsaB gene encoding tRNA (adenosine(37)-N6)-threonylcarbamoyltransferase complex dimerization subunit type 1 TsaB, which encodes MNSAGAASVKGGGELCLALCSATRIASVALLAGDKLVVERAAETDRQQAESLLPLIDRVLQESEIRIDDLAAIALSIGPGSFTNLRIGVATVKGLVLGTRVKVIPISTLQALAEASSDTAAVVVGALNAQRGEVYAAGFAGSDQGFAPREDVLPELVYSADELAERLPSGCRIVGDGALIVAERLRELRSDEIRCNLDEVLEPSASSIGRLALSHLAAGKDVAASALAPRYVRRAEAEVSRTAERFEPPSGV